One genomic window of Streptomyces sp. NBC_01498 includes the following:
- a CDS encoding serine/threonine-protein kinase: MAEAEQSRDTARDPGNDADDTERQVEVEAEAKAEGRLLAGRYRLGDVLGRGGMGTVWRAVDETLGRTVAVKELRFPSSIDEDEKRRLITRTLREAKAIARIRNNGAVTVYDVVDEDDRPWIVMELIEGKSLAEAVREDGVLTPRRAAEVGLAILDVLRSAHREGILHRDVKPSNVLIAEDGRVVLTDFGIAQVEGDPSVTSTGMLVGAPSYISPERARGKKPGPAADLWSLGGLLYASVEGCPPYDKGSAIATLTAVMTEPLDPPKNAGPLEEVIYGLLAKDPALRLDDAGARALLQGVVDAPDSPGPEPALDATRVVALPPLEPESGDRPKVPRSRTEEAAVNRGAAAAGAAAGRTKGAAAASGAGTAGAGVVTASPSVGAGTPDGGTARTTATRASLADVVPRRTLMIVAGVVLLAILSVVLVVALNGGSDDKGGAAKDDPATSAGSTAGDDSKSGTGDTAGQDKPQDPADGGAGEPSDGPSADKSSGTDNSGTGSGDSGSGSGSGPDGKGVPDDFKTVTDKQFRFSMAMPDDFRRTGTAGQNSGAIYSEDGGFPRIQVDFSTNPTDDAKRAWEGLEAQIKGSLGNYKRLSLDSVEYNGYPTVADWVFERDQSGERVRVQNRGFKVDSSHGYAIMITCEAAEWDDDECRTLRETAYSTFKPTG, translated from the coding sequence ATGGCGGAGGCGGAGCAGTCGCGGGACACGGCGCGGGACCCCGGGAACGACGCGGACGACACGGAGCGCCAGGTCGAGGTGGAGGCTGAGGCAAAGGCCGAGGGCCGGCTGCTGGCCGGACGGTACCGGCTCGGTGACGTGCTCGGCCGGGGCGGCATGGGCACGGTCTGGCGGGCCGTCGACGAGACACTCGGCCGTACGGTCGCCGTCAAGGAACTGCGCTTCCCCAGCAGCATCGACGAGGACGAGAAGCGCCGTCTGATCACGCGCACCCTGCGCGAGGCCAAGGCGATCGCCCGTATCCGCAACAACGGGGCGGTCACGGTCTACGACGTCGTGGACGAGGACGACCGCCCCTGGATCGTCATGGAACTGATCGAGGGCAAGTCCCTCGCCGAGGCCGTGCGTGAGGACGGGGTGCTCACCCCCCGGCGCGCCGCCGAGGTCGGGCTGGCGATCCTGGACGTACTGCGCTCGGCACACCGCGAGGGCATCCTGCACCGCGACGTGAAGCCGTCCAACGTGCTGATCGCCGAGGACGGCCGGGTCGTGCTCACCGACTTCGGCATCGCGCAGGTGGAGGGCGACCCGTCGGTCACCTCGACCGGCATGCTCGTCGGCGCCCCCTCGTACATCTCGCCCGAGCGCGCCCGTGGCAAGAAGCCCGGCCCGGCCGCCGACCTCTGGTCGCTGGGCGGACTGCTCTACGCGTCGGTCGAGGGCTGCCCTCCGTACGACAAGGGGTCGGCCATCGCGACCCTCACGGCCGTCATGACCGAACCGCTCGACCCGCCGAAGAACGCGGGCCCGCTGGAAGAGGTCATCTACGGCCTGCTGGCCAAGGACCCGGCGCTGCGGCTGGACGACGCGGGCGCGCGGGCCCTGCTCCAGGGCGTCGTCGACGCCCCCGACTCCCCGGGACCGGAGCCCGCTCTCGACGCGACGCGTGTCGTGGCGCTCCCGCCGCTCGAACCGGAGTCCGGGGACCGGCCGAAGGTGCCCAGGAGCAGGACCGAGGAAGCCGCCGTGAACCGGGGCGCCGCCGCGGCGGGCGCCGCGGCGGGCCGGACGAAGGGCGCCGCCGCGGCGTCCGGCGCGGGCACCGCGGGCGCGGGAGTGGTCACCGCGTCCCCGTCCGTCGGCGCCGGTACCCCCGACGGGGGCACCGCGCGGACCACGGCGACGCGGGCCTCGCTCGCCGACGTCGTCCCGCGCCGCACCCTGATGATCGTCGCCGGGGTCGTCCTGCTGGCGATCCTCTCCGTGGTCCTCGTGGTCGCGCTCAACGGCGGTTCGGACGACAAGGGCGGCGCGGCCAAGGACGATCCCGCCACGTCCGCCGGGAGCACCGCCGGGGACGACAGCAAGAGCGGCACCGGCGACACCGCGGGCCAGGACAAACCGCAGGATCCCGCCGACGGCGGCGCCGGCGAGCCGTCCGACGGCCCGTCGGCCGACAAGAGCTCCGGTACGGACAACTCCGGTACGGGCAGCGGGGATTCGGGCTCCGGCTCCGGTTCGGGACCGGACGGCAAGGGCGTGCCGGACGACTTCAAGACGGTCACCGACAAGCAGTTCCGCTTCTCCATGGCGATGCCGGACGACTTCCGCCGTACCGGTACGGCGGGCCAGAACTCGGGCGCCATCTACAGCGAGGACGGCGGATTCCCCCGTATCCAGGTCGACTTCAGCACCAACCCGACCGACGACGCCAAGCGCGCCTGGGAAGGGCTCGAAGCCCAGATAAAGGGAAGCCTCGGCAACTACAAGCGCCTGAGCCTGGATTCGGTGGAGTACAACGGCTATCCGACGGTCGCCGACTGGGTGTTCGAACGCGATCAGAGCGGCGAACGGGTGCGGGTGCAGAACCGGGGCTTCAAGGTCGACTCCAGCCACGGCTACGCCATCATGATCACCTGTGAGGCGGCCGAGTGGGACGACGACGAGTGCCGGACGCTCCGTGAGACGGCTTACAGCACTTTCAAGCCGACCGGCTGA